A genomic window from Maylandia zebra isolate NMK-2024a linkage group LG20, Mzebra_GT3a, whole genome shotgun sequence includes:
- the cptp gene encoding ceramide-1-phosphate transfer protein isoform X1 — MQTMAGSEDQKFSLQEVLDTFKLCLSENKEVYLEQYVAGWRGLVKFLNSLGSVFGFISKDAVSKIQILVNYMNGENASHYATVQSMVKYELDNNLVDVNKKGSHPESGCRTLLRLHRALRWLELFLDRLRTSTEDSKTSALCAEAYNESLAQHHPWMIRKAAGMAFLVLPGRQTFFEVMNVGPPEQVVAKLGEALPLISEVYQITEDLYAQHNMLDLP; from the exons ATGC AAACCATGGCAGGCTCAGAAGACCAGAAGTTCTCCCTCCAGGAGGTCCTAGACACTTTTAAGTTGTGTCTGTCGGAAAATAAAGAAGTCTATCTAGAACAGTACGTCGCTGGATGGCGTGGGCTTGTAAA GTTTCTGAACAGCTTGGGAAGTGTCTTTGGCTTCATTTCTAAGGATGCTGTCAGCAAGATCCAGATCCTTGTGAATTATATGAATGGTGAGAACGCTTCTCACTATGCTACTGTGCAGTCGATGGTAAAATACGAACTGGACAATAATCTCGTGGATGTGAACAAGAAAGGAAGCCACCCAGAGTCTGGCTGTCGTACTCTGCTGAGGCTCCACCGCGCTCTGAGATGGCTGGAGCTCTTCCTGGATCGCCTGCGCACCAGCACAGAAGACAGTAAAACATCTGCCCTGTGTGCAGAGGCCTACAACGAGTCCCTCGCCCAGCACCATCCGTGGATGATCCGTAAGGCTGCGGGCATGGCCTTCCTCGTGCTTCCTGGCCGCCAAACCTTTTTCGAAGTAATGAATGTTGGCCCACCTGAGCAGGTTGTGGCCAAGCTGGGGGAGGCCCTACCTCTCATCTCTGAGGTGTACCAGATCACAGAGGACCTATATGCTCAACATAACATGCTTGATTTACCTTAG
- the cptp gene encoding ceramide-1-phosphate transfer protein isoform X2 has protein sequence MAGSEDQKFSLQEVLDTFKLCLSENKEVYLEQYVAGWRGLVKFLNSLGSVFGFISKDAVSKIQILVNYMNGENASHYATVQSMVKYELDNNLVDVNKKGSHPESGCRTLLRLHRALRWLELFLDRLRTSTEDSKTSALCAEAYNESLAQHHPWMIRKAAGMAFLVLPGRQTFFEVMNVGPPEQVVAKLGEALPLISEVYQITEDLYAQHNMLDLP, from the exons ATGGCAGGCTCAGAAGACCAGAAGTTCTCCCTCCAGGAGGTCCTAGACACTTTTAAGTTGTGTCTGTCGGAAAATAAAGAAGTCTATCTAGAACAGTACGTCGCTGGATGGCGTGGGCTTGTAAA GTTTCTGAACAGCTTGGGAAGTGTCTTTGGCTTCATTTCTAAGGATGCTGTCAGCAAGATCCAGATCCTTGTGAATTATATGAATGGTGAGAACGCTTCTCACTATGCTACTGTGCAGTCGATGGTAAAATACGAACTGGACAATAATCTCGTGGATGTGAACAAGAAAGGAAGCCACCCAGAGTCTGGCTGTCGTACTCTGCTGAGGCTCCACCGCGCTCTGAGATGGCTGGAGCTCTTCCTGGATCGCCTGCGCACCAGCACAGAAGACAGTAAAACATCTGCCCTGTGTGCAGAGGCCTACAACGAGTCCCTCGCCCAGCACCATCCGTGGATGATCCGTAAGGCTGCGGGCATGGCCTTCCTCGTGCTTCCTGGCCGCCAAACCTTTTTCGAAGTAATGAATGTTGGCCCACCTGAGCAGGTTGTGGCCAAGCTGGGGGAGGCCCTACCTCTCATCTCTGAGGTGTACCAGATCACAGAGGACCTATATGCTCAACATAACATGCTTGATTTACCTTAG